CCATTTTGAAATAAGATGTGCATCGTCTTCTATTACGTATCTAACTGATAAATTTTCTTTTTGAAATAACATATGACACCCCCTTGTTATTAATGTTATACCACTTATCTAGTTATAGATCTATAAACAGTTTAATTGTTTATATTTCTTTATTTTTTCTAGAATTTAAATCTTTGATTGCGCCTATTCATACATATGGTAGTAATGTAATGGCAAAAAATGCTGTAAATAGGTTGAATTGTGAAGTTTTATATGGAGCGAACGATTCTGTAAATACATTTGGATTCGTAATTCTTTCAAATAATACCCAATCTCGCTTCCAAAAAGTTCGATATTTTTTATTACTTCCTCCATTTAACAATCTTCCTTTTATTATTCATCACATTGATTATACGCTTAACTCTAATGAATTGTCAAAAAATTCATTTTTTTATTTGCTGCATACCATACTTCCGTCTACATCTTAATTAAAATAAATACTACTATTGTTGGATGATAACGTAATTTTTTCGTAATAAAATAAAAGTAACGAATTATAAATAGGAGGAATTCACATGACTAAATATTATGATTCAAAAGAAGAATTACAAGTGAAAATGAAACACATTGAACAAACCATTCACGAGGTTAAAGCTGCATTTAATAAACATGACGCTGATGAACTTGATCGTCACTTCACTTTACATGCTTCATGGGTAAATGTACTTGGGAGTCGCCTTTCGGGCTGGAAACAAATTAATGATGCTCACAAAACTCTTCTAGCAGGACCGCTCCGCAACTCTTATGCACAGTATGAAGTTGAAGACATTCATTTTATCCGTTCTGATGTAGCTATCGCACACATTAGACAATTCCCAACGACTGCTGAGGGTACCATAATAGAAAATGAACAAGGTAGCCTCGCTCTGTATGTAATGGTTAAAGAAAAAGATACGTGGAAAATTGCATCTGGGCAGAATACATTCGTACAATAAAATTCAGTCATAGTTTCCACTTCTTTAAATAGAATGCCATGTAAACTGGAGGCTAGAAGAAACAATTAGACGGCATAATACGAGAGAAAAACGACATGAATTTGAAGAGAATTTATTGCGTGAATGGTATAATCCGCACGATATTATCGAGGTTAGTAGCGAAACTATTTTTACAGATAATATAACGCAAAAAAATATTTAATGTGATTCTTAACGATGTTACACAACAAAAATAAGACTGACACATTATGTCAGTCTTATTTTGGCTCAAAATGAAAATACCAATAAATCGCAATTTCATCAGTTTGCTCATTTATCCCTTTATAAACAAGATAATCAAAACCACCAATTACAAATCCGCATTTTTCATAAAACTTACACGCTGCCACATTATTGTTTTGTGTTTCAAGCATAATCCCGGGCATTTCGCCATCTTTTGCCCAGAGCTTTGCTTGTTCAACTAATTTTCTTCCAATACCAAGTGTTCGATATTCCTTATCCACTTTTATATCTTCTATGTAGGCATAACGGTTCCAATTCTTTTTCAATACCATTACACCAACGATTTGGTTATGTAAGAGTGCTATGTAAATTACTTGATTTGGATTATTAATATATTCATTATACGCTAGTTCTTCATCTTTATTATATCGATCTTCTACATAACTTTTTTCATAGCTAGGTACTTCTTCCACTGTATATTCTATTCGATGATTTACTTTCGAAACAAAAAGAACCAGCTGAGCATTCACTGTAAAACTATCATCAATCTCAGGAAAATTGTAGAAATCATTCATTTCTAACTTTCTAATCAAAAGGCTCATCATTTTCTCCTTTTTGTATAGTTTCATACTACTCTTATTTATACTAAACAGTGATCGCAATTCCTGCCAGAAATAAACTTACGATTGCTAAAAAAGGTGTACCCACAATAGTCCCTCTTAAATGAAACATATAATCTTTATATCCTTTCATACCTTCTGTACTAGGAATAACAACAAACCGCGGGGTTATCCAGCAAAAGATAAGCCAATCGATTATAAATAAGTCTACTAAATTGAAAATCATTAAAATTCCAAAAGTATGTAAGTAGGCCTCAATAAACAACAATTTTTCATGTTGATGTAGTAGAAATGTAGAAACAAAAGGCGTTCCAAATAAAATTATATTGTATAAAACACCAAAATACATTGTTTGCTTTTTTTCATTAATCGTTTTCGGAAAAACTACTTTTTGAATATCTTTCGGATAATCATTTAACCAAAGGCGAGGATTATAATATAAAGACCCTAAAATCATAATGGATAGTACAATAGACATAATAACACCAACAAGGATCATTTGCTCAAATTGACTCATAAATCTCATTCCCTCCTTATCCGTAATTACTATATAGGCAATCCACTTAATTACACATTGTATGTATGTAATCACCCAAAAATTAACAAACACCTTTATTAAAAACTTTTTCATTTTTATATACAAATAGATTTCTCCTCATATCCACTCTTATTTCTTGCATTATTAGTTCAAATTTAATAAAGTGAAAATCTACTTAGTGTTGTTCATCTTTGCTAATGATTAGACAGTACATACTTGTTTACATGTACATAAGGATAGGATCGGTGAAACGAATGAAAATCGAACATATAGCTATTTGGGTAAATGATTTAGAATTAATGCGTACTTTCTATACAAAGTACTTTAATGGAACGGCAAACTCTTTATATCATAACGAAGTAAAACAATTCGAATCTTATTTTATTACTTTCGAATCTGGTGCACGACTTGAAATTATGCGCAAGAAAGGTATAGAAAACGAGCCTAATCTTAATATTACTGGCTATGCACATATG
The DNA window shown above is from Bacillus clarus and carries:
- the satA gene encoding streptothricin N-acetyltransferase SatA produces the protein MSLLIRKLEMNDFYNFPEIDDSFTVNAQLVLFVSKVNHRIEYTVEEVPSYEKSYVEDRYNKDEELAYNEYINNPNQVIYIALLHNQIVGVMVLKKNWNRYAYIEDIKVDKEYRTLGIGRKLVEQAKLWAKDGEMPGIMLETQNNNVAACKFYEKCGFVIGGFDYLVYKGINEQTDEIAIYWYFHFEPK
- a CDS encoding SgcJ/EcaC family oxidoreductase, coding for MTKYYDSKEELQVKMKHIEQTIHEVKAAFNKHDADELDRHFTLHASWVNVLGSRLSGWKQINDAHKTLLAGPLRNSYAQYEVEDIHFIRSDVAIAHIRQFPTTAEGTIIENEQGSLALYVMVKEKDTWKIASGQNTFVQ
- a CDS encoding VOC family protein: MKIEHIAIWVNDLELMRTFYTKYFNGTANSLYHNEVKQFESYFITFESGARLEIMRKKGIENEPNLNITGYAHMAFSVGSEEKVNELTKTLKEAGYAVLNGPRFTGDGYYESVISDPEGNQIEITI